The Mycobacterium sp. EPa45 genomic interval GCCCGCACTGTTCCAGCCGGTTCCGCGACGACCCCGTCGGGCTGGGAGGTCACCACTCACGGCGGTCGGCAGGGGACCGGCATCGACGCGGTCGAATGGGCAATGCGCGGAGCCGAATTGGGTGTCGGCGAGATCCTGCTGAACTCGATGGATGCCGACGGCACCAAGGCTGGTTTCGACCTGGCGATGCTGCGCGCCGTACGCAAGGCTGTCACGGTCCCGGTGATCGCCAGCGGCGGCGCCGGCGCCGTGGACGACTTCGCGCCGGCCGTGGAGGCGGGGGCCGATGCGGTGTTGGCGGCCAGCGTCTTCCACTTCCGCGAGCTGACCATCGGTGAGGTGAAGGCCGCGATGGCTGCCGAAGGGATAACGGTGCGATGAGCCTGGACCCCGATATCGCCAAGCGGCTCAAGCGCGATGCCAACGGCCTGTTCGCGGCGATCGCGCAGGAGCACGGCACCGGCGATGTGCTGATGGTGGCCTGGATGGATGACGAGGCGCTGGCGCGCACGCTCGAAACCCGGGAAGCCACCTACTACTCGCGATCCCGCGGCGAGTACTGGGTCAAGGGCGCGACGTCCGGGCACACTCAGCACGTGCACTCGGTGCGCCTGGACTGCGACGGCGATGCGGTGCTGCTGGAGGTCGACCAGGTCGGCGGGGCATGCCACACCGGCGATCACAGCTGCTTCGACGCCGACCAGCTG includes:
- the hisI gene encoding phosphoribosyl-AMP cyclohydrolase, with protein sequence MSLDPDIAKRLKRDANGLFAAIAQEHGTGDVLMVAWMDDEALARTLETREATYYSRSRGEYWVKGATSGHTQHVHSVRLDCDGDAVLLEVDQVGGACHTGDHSCFDADQLLAPED